The following are encoded in a window of Halorarum salinum genomic DNA:
- a CDS encoding molybdopterin molybdotransferase MoeA: MNHDRTSAGFKERTRVADARECLLAAVSCHDRTERLPLAAADGRAVAGTVTAPNPVPGYDRAAMDGWAVRAADTFGASGRSPAVLRAAEGEVTPGEAVRVHTGSELPAGADAVLKVEEAEELGDEVEAFDAVAEGENVGPTGEDVAEDQPLYEPPHRLRPSDLGLLKSVGLDEVEAFERPRVAVVPTGEELVQSDPEPGEVIETNGLTVSRLAERWGAESTYREIVTDDEDALRAAVERDLDHDVVVTTGGSSVGERDLIPEVVADLGEVPVHGVALKPGHPVALGIVEGTPVLMLPGYPVACIVNAVQFLRPVVKRVGGLPDEPHPTRRATLTRKISSEPGTRTFARVKLAEGSDGLEAEPTRASGSGVLSSVALADGWVVVPESREGLDAGETVDAELWEVDE, from the coding sequence ATGAACCACGACCGAACGAGCGCCGGGTTCAAGGAGCGGACCCGAGTCGCGGACGCGCGCGAGTGCCTGCTCGCGGCGGTCTCCTGCCACGACCGGACCGAACGGCTCCCCCTCGCGGCGGCGGACGGCCGCGCCGTCGCCGGGACGGTGACCGCGCCGAACCCCGTGCCGGGCTACGACCGCGCGGCGATGGACGGGTGGGCGGTCCGCGCGGCCGACACCTTCGGCGCCTCCGGCCGGTCGCCGGCCGTCCTCCGGGCCGCCGAGGGCGAGGTCACCCCCGGGGAGGCCGTCAGGGTCCACACCGGGAGCGAGCTCCCGGCGGGCGCCGACGCCGTCCTCAAGGTCGAGGAGGCGGAGGAACTGGGCGACGAGGTGGAGGCGTTCGACGCCGTCGCCGAGGGCGAGAACGTCGGCCCGACCGGAGAGGACGTCGCGGAGGACCAGCCACTCTACGAGCCGCCCCACCGGCTCCGCCCCTCCGACCTCGGCCTGCTGAAGTCCGTCGGCCTCGACGAGGTGGAGGCGTTCGAGCGCCCCCGCGTCGCCGTCGTTCCCACGGGCGAGGAACTGGTCCAGTCGGACCCCGAGCCCGGCGAGGTCATCGAGACGAACGGGCTGACCGTCTCCCGACTCGCCGAGCGCTGGGGCGCCGAGTCGACGTACCGCGAGATCGTCACCGACGACGAGGACGCGCTCCGGGCGGCCGTCGAGCGCGACCTCGACCACGACGTCGTCGTCACCACCGGCGGCTCCTCGGTGGGCGAGCGGGACCTGATCCCCGAGGTCGTCGCGGACCTCGGCGAGGTGCCCGTCCACGGCGTCGCGCTGAAGCCCGGCCACCCGGTCGCGCTGGGGATCGTCGAGGGGACGCCCGTGCTGATGCTCCCCGGTTACCCCGTCGCCTGCATCGTCAACGCCGTGCAGTTCCTCCGCCCCGTCGTGAAGCGGGTCGGCGGGCTCCCCGACGAGCCCCACCCCACCCGGCGGGCGACGCTGACGCGGAAGATCAGCTCCGAGCCCGGCACGCGGACGTTCGCCCGGGTGAAACTGGCCGAGGGGTCCGACGGTCTGGAGGCCGAACCCACACGCGCGTCGGGCTCGGGCGTGCTCTCCTCGGTCGCGCTCGCGGACGGCTGGGTCGTCGTCCCGGAGTCGCGCGAGGGGCTCGACGCCGGCGAGACGGTCGACGCGGAGCTGTGGGAGGTGGACGAGTGA
- a CDS encoding molybdopterin biosynthesis protein: protein MASLDLSPDPERVPLREARGRVLAERIDAELDVPGFDRASMDGYAVRARDTFGAGEADPATLELAGEVHAGAEPTVTVEPGTCAEISTGAVMPDGADAVVMVERTTEAGDGIEIRTSVAPGDHVMFAGADVAAGARALGPGTELTPREIGLLAALGADEVPVRGRPTVGVVSTGDELVRPGEDLHGERGQIYDVNSDTIAAGIDEAGGEARLYPHAGDDYDEMERLLVEASGECDLVLSSGSTSASAVDVIYRVIEERGDLLLHGVSVKPGKPMLVGRVGESAYVGLPGYPVSALTIFRTFVAPAIREAAGKPEPRTATVTGRMAVQERYAEGRMRLMPVGLVESGPGGPDGGGEAAGTAGGETLVYPVDKGSGATTSLVEADGVVVVDPDTDYLAEGEPVEVQLFSPDVRPPSAFGAGEDDPALSRLLDRLERPRYLPVGSREGLRRLRDGVPDFAVTAGPVERDVEATDLGGWTREWGLVVPDGNPDGVTGIADLVDRDLRFLNRDTNSGLRASLEDAVAGLAAERGVERRDLEASVDGFDRSVRAHESPARRVLAGDADAGLGLRATAGKLGLGFVPLGEQDVRVRANPDRTGKSGVEELAGAVADLDDVLAGLTGYGTA, encoded by the coding sequence ATCGCCTCGCTCGACCTCTCGCCCGACCCCGAGCGGGTCCCGCTCCGCGAGGCGAGGGGCCGGGTGCTCGCCGAGCGGATCGACGCGGAACTGGACGTCCCGGGGTTCGACCGGGCGTCGATGGACGGCTACGCGGTCCGGGCCCGGGACACCTTCGGCGCCGGCGAGGCCGACCCCGCGACCCTCGAACTCGCGGGCGAGGTCCACGCCGGGGCGGAGCCGACGGTGACCGTCGAGCCCGGCACCTGCGCCGAGATATCCACGGGTGCGGTGATGCCCGACGGTGCGGACGCGGTGGTGATGGTCGAGCGGACGACCGAGGCCGGGGACGGCATCGAGATCCGGACGTCGGTCGCGCCGGGCGACCACGTGATGTTCGCCGGCGCGGACGTCGCCGCCGGCGCGCGGGCGCTCGGCCCCGGAACGGAGCTGACGCCCCGCGAGATCGGCCTGCTGGCGGCGCTCGGCGCCGACGAGGTTCCCGTCCGGGGGAGGCCGACGGTGGGGGTCGTCTCCACCGGTGACGAACTCGTCCGACCGGGCGAGGACCTCCACGGCGAGCGCGGCCAGATCTACGACGTGAACAGCGACACGATCGCCGCTGGCATCGACGAGGCGGGCGGCGAGGCCCGCCTCTACCCCCACGCGGGCGACGACTACGACGAGATGGAGCGCCTGCTCGTGGAGGCCAGCGGGGAGTGCGACCTCGTGCTCTCCTCGGGCTCTACGTCCGCGTCGGCGGTGGACGTCATCTACCGCGTCATCGAGGAGCGGGGGGACCTGCTGCTCCACGGCGTCTCCGTGAAGCCGGGCAAGCCGATGCTCGTCGGCCGCGTCGGGGAGTCGGCGTACGTCGGCCTCCCGGGCTACCCGGTGTCGGCGCTCACCATCTTCCGGACGTTCGTCGCGCCGGCGATCCGCGAGGCCGCGGGCAAGCCCGAGCCCCGGACCGCGACCGTGACGGGGCGGATGGCGGTCCAGGAGCGTTACGCGGAGGGACGGATGCGGCTGATGCCCGTGGGGCTGGTCGAGAGCGGGCCGGGCGGCCCGGACGGTGGCGGCGAGGCCGCCGGAACCGCCGGGGGCGAGACGCTCGTCTACCCGGTCGACAAGGGGTCGGGCGCGACGACGAGCCTCGTCGAGGCCGACGGCGTCGTGGTCGTCGACCCGGACACCGACTACCTCGCCGAGGGCGAGCCGGTCGAGGTGCAGCTGTTCTCGCCGGACGTCCGCCCACCCTCGGCGTTCGGCGCCGGCGAGGACGATCCGGCGCTCTCCCGGTTGCTCGACCGGCTGGAACGCCCGCGCTACCTCCCCGTCGGGAGCCGCGAGGGGCTCCGTCGGCTCCGCGACGGGGTACCCGACTTCGCCGTCACGGCCGGCCCCGTCGAGCGGGACGTCGAGGCGACGGACCTCGGCGGCTGGACCCGCGAGTGGGGGCTCGTCGTCCCCGACGGGAACCCCGACGGCGTGACGGGGATCGCGGACCTCGTGGATCGTGACCTCCGGTTCCTCAACCGCGATACGAACTCCGGACTCCGCGCGAGCCTCGAGGACGCCGTCGCGGGCCTGGCCGCCGAGCGCGGCGTCGAGCGGCGCGACCTCGAGGCGTCCGTCGACGGCTTCGACCGCTCGGTCCGGGCCCACGAGTCCCCGGCCAGGCGGGTGCTCGCGGGCGACGCCGACGCGGGGCTGGGGCTCCGCGCGACGGCGGGGAAACTCGGGCTCGGGTTCGTCCCGCTCGGCGAGCAGGACGTCCGCGTGCGGGCGAACCCCGACCGGACGGGCAAATCCGGGGTCGAGGAGCTGGCCGGGGCCGTCGCCGATCTGGACGACGTTCTCGCCGGGCTGACGGGGTACGGGACGGCGTAG
- a CDS encoding DUF5813 family protein, translated as MSELPGRVRRALRDHDAFADDAGDGPAGGDGYPVTSTPFDAAVSAAERDGGRISFDVTVRAPTIDGVADDHVADVVVDGWYGTFERRIAAIGDVTAAGHDLDPTVARADGEVVVEASFADLDERRGVNDAAAVVDFVEGTYVQGVIPGYDYGEPVTGLIDRARAAGGSEGA; from the coding sequence ATGAGCGAGCTTCCCGGGCGCGTCCGCCGCGCCCTCAGGGACCACGACGCGTTCGCCGACGACGCCGGGGACGGACCCGCCGGCGGTGACGGCTACCCGGTCACGAGCACCCCGTTCGACGCCGCCGTGAGCGCCGCGGAGCGCGACGGCGGACGCATCTCGTTCGACGTGACCGTCCGGGCGCCGACGATCGACGGCGTGGCGGACGACCACGTCGCCGACGTGGTCGTCGACGGCTGGTACGGGACGTTCGAGCGCCGCATCGCCGCCATCGGCGACGTGACCGCCGCGGGCCACGACCTCGACCCGACAGTCGCGCGGGCGGACGGGGAGGTCGTCGTCGAGGCGTCGTTCGCAGACCTCGACGAGCGCCGCGGCGTGAACGACGCCGCCGCGGTGGTGGACTTCGTGGAGGGAACGTACGTCCAGGGCGTGATCCCGGGCTACGACTACGGCGAACCGGTGACGGGGCTCATCGACCGCGCGCGGGCCGCCGGCGGGAGCGAGGGTGCCTGA
- a CDS encoding Lrp/AsnC family transcriptional regulator — MVKANTGDADRVKGEIEAIDGVEEAHIVAGDVDFVARIVVDGPAQVKAVSAEGIQGIDGVEDTRTYIAMD; from the coding sequence ATGGTGAAGGCGAACACCGGCGATGCGGACCGCGTGAAGGGCGAGATCGAGGCCATCGACGGCGTCGAGGAGGCCCACATCGTCGCCGGCGACGTCGACTTCGTGGCCCGGATCGTCGTCGACGGGCCGGCCCAAGTGAAGGCCGTCAGCGCCGAGGGCATCCAGGGCATCGACGGCGTCGAGGACACGCGGACGTACATCGCGATGGACTGA
- a CDS encoding potassium channel family protein has product MRFIVIGAGRVGLRTARVLREEGHEVVIVERDADRAARARTNGFVVHEGDGSREETLVAAGVGDVDAVGALTGDLNANFAACMIAKHHGCRTVMRIDEDYREEIYQKYADEVDEIVYPERLGAIGAKNALLGGNIQAIADIAEHLQVLLFTIRKESPMHGYTISEVALPAEARLLAFGKKDAPMGIPLADDSLEAGDRVAVLADFDVLDDVRQLLVGDDSAGTMAAATSGGEP; this is encoded by the coding sequence ATGCGCTTCATCGTCATCGGCGCCGGGCGGGTCGGTCTCCGCACGGCGCGGGTCCTTCGCGAGGAGGGCCACGAGGTGGTCATCGTCGAGCGCGACGCCGACCGCGCGGCGCGGGCCCGCACGAACGGGTTCGTGGTCCACGAGGGGGACGGCTCCCGCGAGGAGACGCTCGTCGCCGCGGGCGTCGGGGACGTGGACGCGGTCGGCGCGCTGACGGGCGATCTGAACGCCAACTTCGCGGCCTGCATGATCGCCAAGCACCACGGCTGCCGAACGGTCATGCGCATCGACGAGGACTACCGCGAGGAGATCTACCAGAAGTACGCCGACGAGGTGGACGAGATCGTCTACCCCGAACGGCTGGGCGCGATCGGCGCGAAGAACGCCCTGCTGGGGGGCAACATCCAGGCCATCGCCGACATCGCCGAACACCTCCAGGTGCTGCTTTTCACCATCCGGAAGGAGTCGCCGATGCACGGCTACACCATCAGCGAGGTGGCGCTCCCGGCGGAGGCGCGCCTGCTCGCGTTCGGCAAGAAGGACGCGCCGATGGGCATCCCGCTGGCGGACGACTCGCTGGAGGCGGGCGACAGGGTCGCCGTCCTCGCGGACTTCGACGTGCTCGACGACGTCCGGCAGCTGCTGGTCGGCGACGACTCGGCGGGAACGATGGCCGCCGCGACCTCGGGAGGTGAGCCGTGA
- a CDS encoding Lrp/AsnC ligand binding domain-containing protein, whose amino-acid sequence MVHAFVMVKAGAGEAGAVARRVRDLDTVTQAHVVAGEYDVIAEVDAEEVYGVLDAVASGIQSLPGVTDTKTYVSMDD is encoded by the coding sequence ATGGTCCACGCGTTCGTGATGGTGAAAGCCGGTGCCGGCGAGGCGGGGGCCGTGGCCCGGCGGGTCCGGGACCTCGACACCGTCACCCAGGCACACGTGGTCGCCGGCGAGTACGACGTCATCGCGGAGGTCGACGCGGAGGAGGTGTACGGCGTGCTCGACGCCGTCGCCAGCGGCATCCAGAGCCTCCCCGGCGTCACCGACACGAAGACGTACGTCTCGATGGACGACTGA
- the tmk gene encoding dTMP kinase, which translates to MLITLEGLDGSGKTTAWEALHDVYPGATFTHEPTDSWYGRAVRRSEGEEAADPLAELFLFTADHADHLSRVVRPALAEGNLVVSDRYTDSRYAYQGASLADTSVERPLEYVRGIHQAFTREPDATIYFDLDPETAAARAGATNKFERAEFLAEVRANYERLVDAEPGRFVRVDASRSPEQVLDSVEDAFAHLLAD; encoded by the coding sequence ATGCTCATCACGCTCGAGGGGCTCGACGGGAGCGGCAAGACGACCGCGTGGGAGGCGCTCCACGACGTCTACCCCGGGGCGACGTTCACGCACGAGCCGACCGACTCGTGGTACGGCCGGGCGGTCCGGCGCTCGGAGGGGGAGGAGGCGGCCGACCCGCTCGCGGAACTGTTCCTGTTCACGGCCGACCACGCCGACCACCTCTCGCGGGTGGTCCGACCCGCGCTCGCCGAGGGGAACCTCGTGGTCTCCGACCGCTACACCGACTCCCGGTACGCCTACCAGGGGGCGAGTCTCGCGGACACGTCGGTCGAGCGCCCGCTCGAGTACGTCCGCGGCATCCACCAGGCGTTCACCCGCGAACCCGACGCCACCATCTACTTCGACCTCGACCCGGAGACGGCCGCCGCCCGCGCGGGCGCGACGAACAAGTTCGAACGAGCCGAGTTCCTCGCGGAGGTGCGGGCGAACTACGAACGACTCGTCGACGCCGAGCCCGGCCGGTTCGTCCGCGTCGACGCCTCCCGGTCGCCCGAGCAGGTGCTCGACTCGGTGGAGGACGCGTTCGCGCACCTCCTCGCGGACTGA
- a CDS encoding peptidylprolyl isomerase encodes MSDDLPTATLHTNHGDITVELYADRAPKTVENFVGLAEGDDDYDAATVGRGTGAWEDPESGEKRIDPLYEGVQFHRIISDFMIQGGDPTGTGRGGPGYEFDDEFHEELRHDDAGVLSMANSGPNTNGSQFFITLGAQPHLDDRHAVFGKVVDGMDVVEEIGSVPTGRNDEPREEVVLESVDVDR; translated from the coding sequence ATGAGCGACGACCTGCCGACGGCGACGCTGCACACGAACCACGGCGACATCACGGTCGAACTGTACGCCGACCGGGCCCCGAAGACGGTGGAGAACTTCGTCGGCCTCGCCGAGGGCGACGACGACTACGACGCCGCGACGGTGGGTCGCGGCACCGGCGCGTGGGAGGACCCCGAGTCGGGCGAGAAGCGGATCGACCCGCTGTACGAGGGCGTGCAGTTCCACCGGATCATCTCCGACTTCATGATCCAGGGCGGGGACCCGACCGGGACCGGCCGCGGCGGCCCCGGATACGAGTTCGACGACGAGTTCCACGAGGAGCTCCGGCACGACGACGCGGGGGTCCTCTCGATGGCGAACTCCGGCCCGAACACGAACGGCTCGCAGTTCTTCATCACGCTGGGCGCCCAGCCCCACCTCGACGACCGCCACGCGGTGTTCGGCAAGGTCGTCGACGGGATGGACGTGGTCGAGGAGATCGGCTCGGTGCCGACCGGCCGGAACGACGAACCGCGCGAGGAGGTCGTGCTGGAGTCGGTCGACGTCGACCGCTGA
- a CDS encoding succinylglutamate desuccinylase/aspartoacylase family protein, protein MHTAEPVTLARLPSGVEVETTVHVYGDGDPTVYVQAAQHGREINGSSVLRRLHGELEGAELDGTLVAVPVADPLTFDRVSYTTPEAYDAVNPNMNRCWPGDPDGSLHERMAAALWEYAGGADYIVDLHTGSREMLTHTVYLKGDEGCRELAEAFGTDLLLAEAAGEDADDEWEKRSFGGKLRVAATREEIPSITPELAHNRELVEDAIGEGLSGMLGVLRYAGLLEGDDEGAPDWDGTRARNHLGRVKASDSGLFRAADGLGIGDEVEEGEYVGEVFDPTSYETLQEARADRAGIVYSVAREATVTAGQTLVGVAIRLD, encoded by the coding sequence ATGCACACGGCCGAACCCGTCACGCTCGCCCGCCTGCCCTCGGGCGTCGAGGTCGAGACGACCGTCCACGTCTACGGCGACGGCGACCCGACGGTGTACGTCCAGGCCGCCCAGCACGGCCGGGAGATCAACGGCTCCTCCGTGCTCCGCCGCCTCCACGGGGAACTGGAGGGGGCGGAGCTAGACGGCACCCTCGTCGCCGTCCCGGTCGCGGACCCGCTCACCTTCGACCGCGTCTCCTACACGACGCCGGAGGCGTACGACGCGGTGAACCCGAACATGAACCGCTGCTGGCCGGGCGACCCCGACGGCAGCCTCCACGAGCGCATGGCCGCGGCGCTGTGGGAGTACGCCGGCGGGGCGGACTACATCGTCGACCTCCACACCGGGAGCCGGGAGATGCTCACCCATACGGTGTACCTGAAGGGCGACGAGGGCTGCCGGGAGCTCGCGGAGGCGTTCGGCACCGACCTCCTCCTCGCGGAGGCCGCCGGCGAGGACGCCGACGACGAGTGGGAGAAGCGCAGCTTCGGCGGGAAGCTCCGCGTCGCGGCGACCCGCGAGGAGATCCCCTCCATCACGCCCGAACTCGCACACAACAGGGAACTCGTCGAGGACGCCATCGGGGAGGGACTGTCGGGGATGCTCGGGGTACTGCGGTACGCCGGCCTCCTCGAGGGGGACGACGAGGGGGCGCCGGACTGGGACGGCACCCGCGCCCGGAACCACCTCGGGCGCGTGAAGGCGAGCGACTCGGGGCTGTTCCGGGCGGCCGACGGGCTGGGGATCGGCGACGAGGTCGAGGAGGGCGAGTACGTCGGCGAGGTGTTCGACCCGACGTCCTACGAGACGCTCCAGGAGGCCCGCGCCGACCGCGCGGGAATCGTCTACTCGGTCGCGCGGGAGGCGACCGTGACGGCCGGACAGACGCTCGTCGGCGTGGCGATCCGGCTGG